The DNA window AGGTTGGTGGTGGCACCGGTCTGGGCCAGCGCGTCAGGCGTGTACTTGCCATCTTCCTTGCGGCTTTCGACGCCGAAGGCAAAGCCCAGGTCGCCGGCCGGCAGGGTCATGATGCTGCCCGACAGATTGGCGAACGCATTCTTGGTGGTGGTGCGGCCGGTGGTTTTTTCGGACGGGAACAGCCAGGACAGCAGTTCTTCGTTGCCGGTCAGGCCGTTCGGGTCATTCTTGCCAAACGGCACCAGCGGGTTCCACGGCTTGCAGCCATCGATGACCGCGCCCTGGCGGCCGCACATCACCTTGCCGGTGGCCGCGTCGAGGAACGAAGGGCCCACGGCATCGCGCACGCGCTTCTTGTGCAGGTTGCCGGTGGCGGTGGCGGTCAGCTCGTTGCGGTTGTACTGGTAGCCCACGTCCCAGTCGAAGTAGCGCTGGCCGATCTCGAAGGCACCATCCAGCGACACCACCGCACGATAGGTCTTCAGTTCGCTGGTGCTCACGCGCGGCACTTCCCAGGTGCGGCGGTTCCAGGACACTGCGGTCGGGTTGGCGTAACCGTGCTGGCTGCCGAACGGGTTGAAGTAGCTGTCCCTGGACATCTGGCCCGTGGCGTTCGGGTCATTGGGAATGGACACCGAGCTGGACTGGGTCGGGTAGCCGGCGATCTGGCGCTCGGAAGAACGCTTGTTGTAGCCGAACTCCGTGCGCAGGTTGATGTCATCGGTCAGCTTGAAGCGGCCATCGAAGTACACCGAATCACGCTTGATCGGGTACATGACGTGCATCTGGTCGTTGGCATTGCTGACGTCACCGGTGAACGGCGTCGCATCGGTCAGGTGGTAATTGGCCGGGTTGGTCGGGTCGGCACCACGGTTGAGCGAGTAGCCGCAGCCCAGGCGGGTATCGGTACAGCCCGGGCGGCCCTTCAGGCCGGTGATCTGGCCGTACTGGCTCAGCGTGGTCCAGTTGGAGGGGTCATTGGGGTTGTGGTCGCTGGTACCGTACTTGCTGAACCAGCGGTCACGTGCCCACACGCTCTTTTCTTCGGAGTGTTCCAGCGCCAGCGTCAGCGACACGCGGTCGTTGCTCCAGCCGCCCACCACGTCGAAGCGGTCGCGCGCGCCGTCACCTTCGCTGTACTGGCCGTGGTAGACGTTGGCGGTCACGCCGTTGACGTTGGAACGGGTGATGATGTTGACCACGCCGGCCATCGCATCGGAACCGTAGATGGCCGAAGCGCCATCCTTCAGCACTTCGATACGCTCCACCGCCGACACCGGCAGCGAGGACACGTCCTGCAGGCCCGAGGTGCTGATGCCCAGGCGCTTGCCGTTGACCAGCACCAGGGTGCGCTGCGCGCCCAGGTTGCGCATGTCGATGTAGGTGCCGCCGGTGTTTTCGCCCGAGCTCAGCGCGTTTGCGCGGCTGATCGCCGGGCTGCCCATCGCCGTCACGTTCTGCAGGATGTCGGCAACGGAGCTGAAGCCCTGGCGTTCGATATCGGTACGGCTCAGGGCCAGCACCGGCTGCGCCGTTTCAACGTCCACCTGGCGGATGCGCGAACCGGTGATCTCGATGCGGTCCAGGTTGGTCGGCGATGCGGTGCTGCTGCTCTGGGCGAACGCCGGCAGCGCAGCCAGCGTCGCAGTGGTTGCCAGGGCGTAGCGGATGGCCTGCCCCAGTGCGGTGGTGCGTGAAGTCATGACGAGCTCTCTCTCGGGTCGTGCAAAGGACGCCAAAACGGGCGTCGAAGGAATCGGCAGGTCCAAGACCGAGCCGATGACCCGATAGTAGTCTCGTTGGTTAATGCTCTGTAAAGAGCGCATGTCGGTTTGTGTCGTTACGCATCACCTGTTTTCACCAAACGTGAACAAAAGCAGGGGTTTACGTGAAGGCTCGGCACGCGCAAGCGCCGCCAGCTGCTGCGTTGCAGCAGGAATTGGCGGTCGATTGCGCGAACTGTAACGAAATGTAATCGGGCGCCGACGGGTGATGCGTGGGCGCCCTCGGCGTCCTGCTCAGACCACGAACGGACGGAACTGGATGCCCAGCCCGGCGATGCCTTCGGTCTCGCCGATCAGGTCGGCGCGCAGCAGCGGCCGCGCATCGATGAAGGCCTGCGGCACGATCAGCGACAGGCGGCTGTCGTCGGCGGTCAGCTCCAGCACCGGCAGCGGTGCGTCTTCATGCGCGCGGTTGAGCAGTACCGCCAGGCGCAGCAGGGCAACCAGGCGTCGTGCCGTCAGCAGCAGGCGTTCGGGGATGGCATCGAAGGCGGTCTTGCTGATGCCGCGGCGGTGATTGCGCACCAGCGTCGCCAGCATCTGCTGTTCCTGCCGCGAGAAGCCGGCGATGTCCGAGTTCTCCAGCACGTAGCTGCCATGCACGTGGTAACCGCTGTGGGCGATCATCAAGCCCAGTTCATGCAGGCGCGCGGCCCAGCCGAGCATGCGTGCATCATCGGCATCCAGCTTCCAGCGTTCCTGCACCTGCTCCAGCAACGACAGTGCGGTGTCCTGTACGCGGCCGGCCTGCACCGTGTCGATGCCATAGCGATGGGTGAGGGCGGCCACCGATTCATCGCGCGGGTCGTTGTCACCGGCACGGCCGAGGATGTCATAGAGGATGCCCTCGCGCATCGCGGCCTTGCTGACCAGCAGCTTCTGCAGGCCCAGTGCCTGGAAGGCGGCCTCCAGCACCAGGATGCCGCCGGCGATGATCGGGCGGCGATCGCTGGACAGGCCGGGCAGCACGATGTCGTCGATCTTCTTGGCCTTCAGCAGCTCATCGCGGAGCTGCGGCAACGCCTCGGCGGTGATCGCACCCTTGCTCAGCTTCATCGTCGCGCAGATTTCGCTGATGGCCTTGTGGGTGCCGGACGAGCCAAGGGCTTCCTGCCAGCCCAGCGCGCGGTATTTGCTGGCGAAGGGCTGGAACTCCCGGCCGATCTCGGCCAGGGCATCCTTCCAGCGCTTCTTGCTGAGTTTGCCGCCCGGGAAAAAGCGACGGGTGCTGGCGATGCAGCCGGCCTGCAGGCTCTCGCGTTCCAGGGTCTGCATGCCCTTGCCGATGATGAACTCGGTCGAGCCGCCGCCGATGTCGATGACCAGGCGGTGCTGGTCGGGCTTGGGCGGTTGCGCATGGGCCACGCCCAGGTAGATCAGTCGCGCCTCTTCGCGGCCACTGACCACTTCGATGGCATGCCCGAGCGCGGTTTCGGCCGGCATCAGGAAGGCCTGCGGCGAACGCAGCTGGCGCACGGTATTGGTGGCCAGTGCACGCACGCGATGTGGCGGGACGTTGCGGATGCGCTGGCCGAACCGTGCCAGGCACTCCAGCGCGCGCTGCCGCGCTGCTGCGGAGAGTCCGCCCTTGCCGTCCAGGCCGTCGGCCATGCGCACGGTCTCGCGCAGGCGGTCGATCACCCGCAGCTGGCCAAGCGTGTAACGCGCGATGACCATGTGGAAACTATTGGAGCCAAGGTCGATGGCGGCCAGCAGGTCGCCATCCTGCAATGCGGGCGGAGTCGTGGTGGTATGCGGCATGGGCGAATGTTAGCCGAAGGGGCGGTGAACTCGTCACCGCGCGGCCTTCACATTTTGTGGTGGGGGGGCGGCGGCAGGGCTGCGCCCTGCACCCGCAGAGTCAACGTCAACGTCAAAAGCGGGGTATCCGTGGGAAGGCGGGGTGGGTCCGGTTGCGGGGGACGCCGTGAACCCATCCTTGGGGGCTTGGCCGCGGCATCCATGCCGCGGACACCCCCGCAACCGGACCCACCTCGCCTTCGACAGTTTTCCGCGATCTGTCGGAATGGCATTGCCTGCTCTTGGTAGGTGTCGACCTTGGTCGACACGGTAGATCCACGCCACGCGTGGATGCATCCAAACGTGCCGACCAAGGTTGGCATCTACCGGATCAAAGACCCTGCATGTGTCGACCTTCGACAGATCGCCGCGGCTGTTGGTAGGTGTCGACCTTGGGCGACACGGTAGATCCACGCCATGCGTGGATGCATCCAAACGTGCCGACCAAGGTCGGCACCTACCGGTCAGAGTCCCTGCATCAACGCCATCTGTGCCGAATGCGGGGCTTCGTCGTGGGCCGGGGCGCGCTTGTGGTAGATGCCCTCGGCATCCAGCTCCCAGGCGTTGAGGTTGTCGTCCAGATAGTTCTGCAGCACTTCGCGATAGACCCGCTTGGCCAGTGCCGGGTCGAGGATCGGGAAGCAGGTCTCCACCCGGCGCAGCAGGTTGCGTTCCAGCCAGTCGGCGCTGGCGCAGTACAGCTCCGGTGCGCCGTCGTTGCCGAACCAGTAGACCCGGCTGTGTTCCAGGAAGCGGCCGACGATCGAGCGCACGCGGATGTTGTCCGACACGCCGGGTACGCCCGGGCGCAGGGTGCAGGCGCCGCGGATGATCAGGTCGATCTGCACCCCCGCCTGCGAGGCGGCGTACAGCGCACGGATCACCTGCGCTTCGTTGAGTGCGTTCATCTTGGCGATGATCCGCGCTGGTCGCCCGGCGGCAGCGACGCGTGTCTCGCGCTCGATCCTCGCCAGGATCCCGGTATGCAGGGTGAAGGGAGACTGCAGCAGGCGCTTGAGCTTCATCTTCGAGGCCAGCCCGGACAACTGCTGGAACAGCAGGTGCACGTCGTTGCCGATGTCGGCATCGGCGGTGATCAGGCTCAGGTCGGTGTACGCGCGTGCGGTACCACTGTGGTAATTGCCCGTGCCCAGGTGCACGTAGCGGCGCAGCTTGCGGCCTTCGCGGCGCACGATCAGCAGCATCTTGGCGTGGGTCTTGTAGCCGACCACGCCGTACACCACCTGCACGCCGGCTTCCTGCAGCCGATCGGCCAGGCCCAGGTTGGCTTCTTCATCGAACCGCGCGCGCAGCTCGACCACCACGGTCACGTCCTTGCCGGCACGTGCGGCCTGGATCAACGCATCGACGATCAACGAGTCCTTGCCGGTGCGGTACAGGGTCTGCTTGATCGCCAGCACGTTTGGATCGAGCGCGGCCTGGCGGATCAGGTCGAGCACTGCAGCGAACGCGTCGAAAGGGTGGTGCAGCAGCAGGTCCTTGCGTGCGGTGGTCTCGAAGATGCCGTCGCTGTCGCGCAGGGTGCGCGGGGTCATCGGCGGATACTTGAGGTCCGGCTGCGCGATCAGGTCGTACAGCTGGATGATGCGGTTGAGGTTGACCGGTCCATCGATGCGGTACACCGCGTTCTCGGTCAGGCCGAAGTTCTGCAGCAGGGTGCGGACGATGTCGCGCGGCATGTCGTGGGCGATTTCCAGGCGCACCGCAGGACGGTAGCCACGGTCCACCAGCTCGTCACGCAGCGCCAGCGCCAGGTTTTCCACTTCCTCCTCGTCCACCACCAGCTCGGAGTTGCGGGTGACACGGAACTGATAGGCGCCCAGCACTTCCAGGCCCGGGAACAACTCGTCCACGAAGGTGGACAGCACCGAGGACAGGAACACGAAGTTCTGCGGGCCGCCGAGTTTTTCCGGCAGCTGGATGATCCGCGGCAGCGAACGCGGCGCGCGCACGATGGCCAGGTGGCCGGTGCGGCCGAACGCGTCGGTGCCCTTCAGCACCACCACGATGTTCAGCGACTTGTTGAGGATCTTCGGGAACGGATGCACCGGATCCAGGCCCAGCGGCGACAGCACCGGCATGATCTCGTTGCGGAAGTAGGCACGCAGCCAGCGCTTCTGCCGGTGGGTCCAGGAGTTGCGGCCGAGCACGCCGATGCCGGCCTCCATCAGCGCCGGACGCAGCGTCTGGTTCCAGCAGCGGTACTGCTGGTCCACCAGCTCGGCGGCGCGCTCGTGGATGGCATTGAGAATGGCCTGCGGGCTCATGCCATCCGGTGCCGGCGGCAGGCCGAACTCCTGCGCATGACGGACCGCAGCGGCACGGATCTCGAAGAATTCATCCAGGTTGGTGCAGGAAATGCACATGAAGCGCAGGCGCTCCAGCAGCGGCACCTGCGGGTCCATCGCCTGCGCCAGCACGCGGAAGTTGAAATCCAGCTGCGACAGTTCGCGGTTGATGTACAGCGCCGGGTCGCGCAACGGATCGCTGTCCGTGCTCACGGGGAGGGGGAGGGATCCGAGGCTGCTCATGGCGTCATTCTTCGAAGGAGGTCAGGGGGGCGGATTCACGCGGTCGCACGTGGTCGGCATCGAAATGGCAGGCGAACACCGAGCCCTTGCCGACCTCGCTGTCGATTTCCAGGCGTGCGTGGTGCAGACCGAGGATGTGCTTGACGATCGACAAGCCCAGGCCGGTGCCGCCGCTTTCGCGTGAGCGGCTGCTGGAGACACGGTAGAAACGTTCGGTCAGACGCGGCAGGTGCGTGGCAGGAATGCCGTAGCCGGTGTCACGCACCGCCAGCACCACGCCGTCGCCCTCGCGGCGGAACTCCACCGCGATGCGGCCACCGGCCGGGGTGTAGCGCACCGCGTTGGTGACCAGGTTGGAGAACGCGCTGTGCAGTTCCTTGGTCGAGCCCTGCAGGTCCACGCCGGCCAGGTCGTCGATGCTGATCTGGTGGCGGCCCTGGCTGTGCGCCTCGGCTTCGCGGCGCAGCGTGGCCAGCATGGGCTGCATGGCCACCGTCTCGGCTTCGCTGTGTTCCTGTGATTCCAGCCGCGACAGGGTCAACAGGTCTTCCACCAGCTGGGCCATGCGCTGGCTTTGCTTGCGCATCTCTTCCAGCATCGGTCCGGTTCCCGGGAAATCCTCCGGGTCCATCATGTCCAGGTAGCCGTGGACCACGGTGAGCGGGGTGCGCAGCTCATGTGAAACGTTGGCCACGAAGTCGCGGCGTACCTGTTCCAGGCGCAGCAGTTTGCTGACGTCGCGGGCGATCAGCAGCCAGTAGTCGGACGAATAGGGAATCAGGCGCAGGTTCAGGCGGATCGCAGGATCGACCGGCGAGGGCACGTCCAGGATCGGTTCGGCGTTGCGGCCACCGGCCAGCCAGTGGGCCAGCGGCATCGGCTGCAGGCGTTCGACCAGGGCTTCACCCAGATCGCCGGGATGGTGCAGGCCGAGCAGCGCCGTGGCCGCTTCGTTGAACCACTGCACGCGCTGGCTGTTGCGGTCCAGCACCACCACGGCGTCGGGCAGCGCGGCCGCTGCAGCGCGATAGCTGCGCAGCATGTCCAACAGGCGTCGCTTGCGCACGCGCATCTCGACCTGGTTGCGGTACAGCAGGCGGTCCAGCTCGTTCCAGACGCCGGTGCCTTCGGCGGCGGTGTCCCAGCGCTGGCGCGCGGTCAGCCGGCGCAGCACGCGGCGCAGCCGCCAGTAATGCCAGACCAGCGTCGCCAGTGCCGCCAGCGCGATGCACAGCCACAGGTGGCCAGTGAACCATCCGACCAGACCGGCCAACAGCAACACGATGGCCACGGTGGCCAGTGTCTTCAACCAGGCAGAGCGGATGTGGCGGGGCATTGCGGTCTCGTCGTGGGTTGCGGCGGTTCACGCAGGTGAACCGAGGGTTATAGCAGAGTTGCCGACGCCGGCACCGTGGGGTGCACGGCGCCGGCACGACGAGGCTCAGGTTGCGGTGGAGAAGCGGTAACCGGCACCGCGCACGGTCTGCACCATGTTCTCGGCGTTGAACGGTTCCAGCGTCTTGCGCAGTCGTCGGATATGCACGTCGATGGTGCGTTCTTCCACATACACGCTGCCGCCCCACACGTGGTCCAGCAGCTGCGCACGGGTGTACACGCGCTCAGGATGGGTCATGAAGAAGTGCAGCAGGCGGTATTCGGTCGGGCCGATCGGCACCGGCTGGTCGTTGGCGAACACGCGATGGGCGGCGCCGTCGATGCGGATCGAGCCCACGGCCACGCTGCCGTCCTCGTCATCGTCGCGGGCGCGGCGCATGACCGCGCGGATGCGAGCCAGCAATTCGCGCGCCGAGAACGGCTTGACCACGTAGTCGTCCACACCGGCTTCGAGGCCGCCGACACGGTCGTTCTCTTCGCCGCGCGCGGTCAGCATGATGATCGGCACTTCGCGGGTCAGGGTTTCCTTGCGCCAGCGCCGTGCCAGGTCCAGGCCGCTGGTGCCGGGCAGCATCCAGTCCAGCAGGATCAGGTCGGGGACGCGGTCGGCGATGGCGGTCTGGGCCTCGCGGGCGTCACCGGCGTGGACAGGTTCGTAATCGCCCTTGCGAAGGGCGAAGGCGACCATTTCGCGGATCGCGGGCTCGTCATCGACGATCAGGATGCGTTTCTGCACGAGGGCACCGTAGGGCTCAGTTACTGGAGTGGTGCCAGTAGACTACGGTTTGATGACATGTTTGTGACTACCTGGCCGGCATCTGGCATTCCTGCCATCTGCCGGTCATGCCGTACTCAGCGGCGGTCCAGGTCCGGGTCCTGTACACCCTGCCGGCGCAGCTCGAGCACGGTGGGCGTGATCGACTCGATCCGCGCATCCACCCGGGCCCGACCGACGTAGTCCAGGGCGGGGTTGCGCTTGAGTGCCTGCAGCTGCATCAGGGCCTGTTCCGGGCGCCCGCCCAGGAACGCCGCCTCGGCATAGGCCTCGCTGGCGCGGACACTGTCACCGGCCAGTTCACTGGCGCGGGCGTAGCGCTGCTGGAAGACCGGATCGTTACCGCTTTGCGACAGCAGCGGACGCAGCATCGCCTGCGCGCGCTGACCTGCGGCCTGGCCACCCTGCTCGTTCAGGATTTCGGCATAGGTCAAGGCCACCGGCCGGCTGTTGGGGTGCTCATGCAGCAGCTGCTCGAAGCGTGCATTGGCCTGGGTGGATTGGCCGGTGCGCGATTCCGCCTCGGCCAGGGCCAGGGCGACCCACAGGCTGTCCGGGTGGGTCTTCAGCAGGTCGGTCAACGTCTGTCGGGCCTCGCTGGCACCGCTGCGGCCACCGCGCATCGTGGCCAGTGCCTGGCCGTAACGCTGGGCATCGTCCAGGCCATCCTTCTGCCGCCGCGCAAGATCGGCGTACTCGCGTTGCAGTTCGGCCGGGCTGTCGGCGCTGAGTACGCGCAGGCGTTCACGGGCCCAGTTGAAATCGCCACTGGCGCCGCGGCTGAGCTGTCCGATCGGAACCCGCAGCACGCTGCTGGGCAGCAGCGGGTTGATGCCACGCAGCAGCGGATCGCCCAGGGTCGGGTCGGCCGGATCCACCCGTTCCCTGCGCTCGCCGCTGGGCGTGCGCGTGGTCAGCAGCACCGTGTCCTTCTTCATCTGTTCGGCGCGGGCCTTGGCCTCGCTGATGCGGGTGGTGTTGACCGGGTGGGTGCGCAGGAAGTCCGGAACGCTGTAACCGCCGTCGTTGCCGCGCATCGCCGAGGACATGCGCTCGAAGAAGCCGGCCATCGCATCCACGTCGTAGCCGCTGCGTGACAGCGTGCGGATGCCCAGCCGGTCGGCCTCGGATTCATTGGAGCGGGTGTAGTCGATCTGCCGTTGCTGCATCAGGCCCATGCCCGAGCTGATCGCAGCCATGGTGGCGTTGCCCGAGGAGGAGCTGTTGCTGGCCTGGGCGGCAACCACCGCCGCCAGCATGCCCAGCAGGATCGGAATCTGGTCGCGCTGGGCACGCTCCACCCCGCGCAGCACGTGCTGCTGGGTGACGTGGGCGATTTCGTGCGACAGCACCGCCGCCACCTCATCCTCGCGTTCGGCCGTCAGCACCAGGCCGGCATTGACGCCGATGTAACCGCCGAGGGTGGCGAAGGCATTGATCTGGCGGTCCTTCATCACGAAGAACGTGTAGGGCTGACGCGGCTGGTCGCTGTTGGAACCGAGGCGGGTGCCCATGGTCTGCAGCCAGTCGTTGACCAGCGGATCGTCCAGCAGGTAGCCGTAGTTGCGCAGCTCGCGCAGCATCATCGCGCCGTACTCGGCCTGGCGGGCCGGGGTCAGCAGTTCGCCCGCCGAGGAACCGATGTCCGGCAGCTTCTCCTGGGCCTGCGCCAGCGGGGCAGCCAGGGCCAGGGTGAGGGCAGCGGTGAGCAGCAGGGGTCGCAAGCGGTCGATCCTCGGGCAGAGTCTGCCCAGCGTGGCAGGGCAGGGGGCAACCATTCGTTAATCAATCCACAGTGTTGCGGGCGTGGCGTGGAAATTCCAGCGCACCGGTACCATATATGGACCGTCGATCCATCGTGGAGTTTCCCGTGACAGCCCAGTCCGCCGGCGCTACCCCCGCCATCACCATCTATTCCACCGCCGTCTGCCCTTACTGCGTGGCCGCCAAGAACTTCCTCAAGAGCAAGGGCCAGCAATGGACCGAGGTCCGCATCGACCTGGATCCGGTCGAGCGCGAGAAGATGATGGCCAAGACCCGCCGTACCAGCGTCCCGCAGATCTTCGTGGGCGACGTCCATGTCGGCGGCTACGACGACATGATGGCCCTGCACCGTGAAGGCAAGCTCGAGCCGCTGCTGGCCGGGCAGGGCAAGGCATGAGCGCGGCCGACGACGGCAGCAAGGACCGGATCGCCGAGTTCACCGATTTCCGCAAGCGCATGAATGAACGCATCCTGGGCGAGCCGAACCAGGTGGTGCGCCGCTTCTTCGCGCTGGACACGCAGACCTACCAGGCCGGTGCGCTGGACGTGAAGACCAAGGAGCTGCTGGGCCTGGTGGCCTCGATGGTGCTGCGCTGCGACGACTGCATCAGCTACCACGTGGCCCAGTGCAAGGACGCCGGGGTGACCCGTGAGGAATTCTTCGAAACCTTCTCGGTGGGCCTGGTGGTCGGCGGCTCGATCGTGATCCCGCACCTGCGCCGCGCCGTGGACTTCCTCGACCAGCTGGAAGGTGGCGCCGCCGCCCCGGAAGCGCACGAGCACTGAGGTAGCGCCGGGCCATGCCCGGCGGGCACCTGTACGAAAGGCCGCCGGGCACGGCCCGGCGCTACCGATGACGTACATCGGGGCCTTCCCCGCGATCCAACAGCCCAGGAGCCCCCTTGTTGTTCAAGGGGGCGCGCCAAAGGCGTGGGGATAAGGTGGGATGCGCGGGCAATTCTGCCTGAGCCGGGACTGGGACCATGGTCTATTTGGGACCTCGGCCCCGGCTCAGGCATAATTGCGGGTGAAACTTCCTTTGCGCCGGCGTTTCCGGGCACGTCCGGACGGCGTTTTTCCCCCTGTTCGGAACATCGATCAATGACGCAGAAAATTACGGTCATCCGCGGCGACGGCATTGGCCCGGAAATCATGGACGCCACCCTGTTCGTGCTCGACCAGCTCAAGACTGGCCTGGAGTACGAAGACGCCGACGCCGGCCTGGTGGCCCTGGAGAAGCACGGCGATCTGATGCCGGCGGTGACCCTGGAATCGATCGCGCGCAACAAGGTCGCGCTGAAGAGCCCGCTGACCACGCCGGTCGGTGGTGGCTTCACCTCGATCAACGTCAGCCTGCGCCGTCACTTCGACCTGTACGCCAACGTGCGTCCGGCCCACACCTTCCCGAATACCAAGTCGCGTTTCGACAACGTCGACCTGATCACTGTTCGTGAGAACACCGAAGGTGCGTACCTGGCCGAAGGCCAGGAAGTGTCGGCCGACGGCGAGACCGCTTTCTCCGGCACCCGCATCACCCGCAAGGGCTCCGAGCGCATCGTGCGTTACGCCTTCGAGCTGGCCCGCAGCACCGGCCGCAAGAAGGTCACCGCCGTGCACAAGGCCAACATCATCAAGTCGACCTCGGGCCTGTTCCTGGCCGTGGCACGCGAAGTGGCGGCCAAGTACCCGGACATCGAGTTCCAGGAAATGATCGTCGACAACTGCTGCATGCAGCTGGTGATGCGTCCGGAACAGTTCGACATCATCGTCACCACCAACCTGTTCGGCGACATCATTTCCGACCTGTGTGCCGGTCTGGTCGGCGGCCTGGGCCTGGCCCCGGGTGCCAACATCGGTGAGAACGCGGCGATCTTCGAAGCCGTGCACGGCACCGCGCCGGACATCGCCGGCCAGGGCAAGGCCAATCCGTGCGCGCTGCTGCTGGCAGCGGCACAGATGCTGGACCATGTCGGTCAGCCGGAAAACGCCGAGCGCCTGCGCAAGGCCATCGTGGCCACGCTGGAAGCCAAGGATTCGCTGACCGGCGACCTCGGCGGCACCGGCAACACGATGGGCTTCGCCAAGGCGATCGCCAGCCGCCTGTAAGCGACGGCTCGACCTCGGTCGGATCCACAGCGGGGCGCCTTCGGGCGCCCCGCTGCGTTTCACCACCTCCACAAAAACTGATCTGTGCACGTTTCGCACAGATCGTGTGCTCGGATGCGGCTGGTTCGTGCGTTCAACGCTCCTCATCCTGTGCCGACTTTCCCTCGCACAGGAGCTTGACCATGAACCTCGCTGCTTTCGGCCTGGCCAGCCTGATCGGCATGGCCGCCACCACCCCGGCGGCCGCCGCCGGGTCGTCCCATCCCACCATCCGACATATGGCCGGCGCCCCGGCTGCCACCTCGCTCGACGCAGCGAAGACGGCCGTGCTGGTGATCGACTTCCAGAACGAGTATTTCGATGCCAGCGCCTCAGCCGGTTTCGCCGGTGGTCGCATGGTCATTCCCGATGGCGTGGCGGCCCTGCGGCAGACGCGGCGCGTGGTCGACTTCGCTGATGCCAACGGCATCCGCGTGATCCATGTGCAGCACGTGCTGCCGGCTGGCGCGCCGCTGTTCGCCGAGGGCAGCGTCAACGCGGCGTTCCACCGTGACATGCGGCCGCGCAAGGGCGAGACCGTGGTGCAGAAGGACAACGTCAGCGTGTTCGCCGGTGCCTCGGCAGCGGTGCTGGACAAGGCGCTGAAGGACGCCGGTATCGACACCCTGATCGTCACCGGCCTGCAGACCCATGCCTGCGTTGCCGGTGCTGCACGTGATGCCGCTGCGGCGCCGCGCGGCTATCGGGTGATCGTGGCCTCCGATGCCTCTGCCAGCCGTGATCTGGATCTGGCCAATGGCGGGAGCATCGGCCATCGCGCATTGCATGAAGCGTCGCTGGCGCAGATCGAGGATGCCTTTGGCGATGTCATGAGCACCTCGGCGATCCTGGCCCTGCCGGTGCGCAAGGCCGGCGGCGACGCTTGATAAGCTGGCGGGGTCCGCAGCCAGCGGGCCCCGCCGACTGGAGTCACCTCCCGATGGATCATTTCGCCGCCCTGCGAGCTTTGCGCGCGATCGTCGATGCAGGCAGTTTCACTGCCGCCGCCGAGCGGCTGGATACTACTCATTCGGCGATGTCGCGGCAGTTGCGTCAACTTGAAGAGCACCTGCAGGTGCGGCTGCTGGATCGCAACAGCCGGCGGTTGTCGCTGACCGAGGCCGGGCGCGACTACTACCGCGAGGCGGTGGCGCTGCTTGACCGGCTGGAGGCTGCCGATGACCGCGCGCGGGCCGGCCAGGCCCAGCCCAGCGGGCGCGTGCGGGTCAGCGTGCCGCAGGTGGTCGCCAGCCAGGAATTGCCGCATTGGCTGCCTGGCTTCCTGGCGCGCTATCCGCAGGTGGCGCTGGAACTGTCGGCCGACGATCAGCTGGTCGATGTGGTCGGCGGTGGCTTCGATCTGGC is part of the Stenotrophomonas lactitubi genome and encodes:
- a CDS encoding TonB-dependent receptor domain-containing protein, coding for MTSRTTALGQAIRYALATTATLAALPAFAQSSSTASPTNLDRIEITGSRIRQVDVETAQPVLALSRTDIERQGFSSVADILQNVTAMGSPAISRANALSSGENTGGTYIDMRNLGAQRTLVLVNGKRLGISTSGLQDVSSLPVSAVERIEVLKDGASAIYGSDAMAGVVNIITRSNVNGVTANVYHGQYSEGDGARDRFDVVGGWSNDRVSLTLALEHSEEKSVWARDRWFSKYGTSDHNPNDPSNWTTLSQYGQITGLKGRPGCTDTRLGCGYSLNRGADPTNPANYHLTDATPFTGDVSNANDQMHVMYPIKRDSVYFDGRFKLTDDINLRTEFGYNKRSSERQIAGYPTQSSSVSIPNDPNATGQMSRDSYFNPFGSQHGYANPTAVSWNRRTWEVPRVSTSELKTYRAVVSLDGAFEIGQRYFDWDVGYQYNRNELTATATGNLHKKRVRDAVGPSFLDAATGKVMCGRQGAVIDGCKPWNPLVPFGKNDPNGLTGNEELLSWLFPSEKTTGRTTTKNAFANLSGSIMTLPAGDLGFAFGVESRKEDGKYTPDALAQTGATTNLAAGPTGGSYTVKEAYLELNVPILADLPGAKELSFSAATRFSEYNTFGNTLNSKFGFKWKPIDQLLVRGTWAEGFRAPTISDLYGGGSETFAQFSDPCDTVFGASKNSAEVRGRCARDIADAGNFRQLRQGNTPVTTAQDATPTPFVSGSNPQLTPETSTSKTLGLVWSPTFVSNLNVALDWWKIRIDNTIVDDSPNQILTDCYEQGIEARCSRFTRDAATGIVTGLKFGNRNAGFAETEGYDLDVSYRVDTSYGKLSAGWTSTYVSKNVYRSTNDAGVVPTPINGVANTIGTSTSLAFRVRSNLVLGWDIGDFGVSWTARYYSGVKERCLNATRYADECSDPGFMAPWIKGTRDYNQRGAVTFHDVQFRYNLPWDATVSVGANNVFGKEGPVMYSKPNSSFSYYGGYDIGRFMYMKYQQRF
- the ppx gene encoding exopolyphosphatase codes for the protein MPHTTTTPPALQDGDLLAAIDLGSNSFHMVIARYTLGQLRVIDRLRETVRMADGLDGKGGLSAAARQRALECLARFGQRIRNVPPHRVRALATNTVRQLRSPQAFLMPAETALGHAIEVVSGREEARLIYLGVAHAQPPKPDQHRLVIDIGGGSTEFIIGKGMQTLERESLQAGCIASTRRFFPGGKLSKKRWKDALAEIGREFQPFASKYRALGWQEALGSSGTHKAISEICATMKLSKGAITAEALPQLRDELLKAKKIDDIVLPGLSSDRRPIIAGGILVLEAAFQALGLQKLLVSKAAMREGILYDILGRAGDNDPRDESVAALTHRYGIDTVQAGRVQDTALSLLEQVQERWKLDADDARMLGWAARLHELGLMIAHSGYHVHGSYVLENSDIAGFSRQEQQMLATLVRNHRRGISKTAFDAIPERLLLTARRLVALLRLAVLLNRAHEDAPLPVLELTADDSRLSLIVPQAFIDARPLLRADLIGETEGIAGLGIQFRPFVV
- the ppk1 gene encoding polyphosphate kinase 1, coding for MSSLGSLPLPVSTDSDPLRDPALYINRELSQLDFNFRVLAQAMDPQVPLLERLRFMCISCTNLDEFFEIRAAAVRHAQEFGLPPAPDGMSPQAILNAIHERAAELVDQQYRCWNQTLRPALMEAGIGVLGRNSWTHRQKRWLRAYFRNEIMPVLSPLGLDPVHPFPKILNKSLNIVVVLKGTDAFGRTGHLAIVRAPRSLPRIIQLPEKLGGPQNFVFLSSVLSTFVDELFPGLEVLGAYQFRVTRNSELVVDEEEVENLALALRDELVDRGYRPAVRLEIAHDMPRDIVRTLLQNFGLTENAVYRIDGPVNLNRIIQLYDLIAQPDLKYPPMTPRTLRDSDGIFETTARKDLLLHHPFDAFAAVLDLIRQAALDPNVLAIKQTLYRTGKDSLIVDALIQAARAGKDVTVVVELRARFDEEANLGLADRLQEAGVQVVYGVVGYKTHAKMLLIVRREGRKLRRYVHLGTGNYHSGTARAYTDLSLITADADIGNDVHLLFQQLSGLASKMKLKRLLQSPFTLHTGILARIERETRVAAAGRPARIIAKMNALNEAQVIRALYAASQAGVQIDLIIRGACTLRPGVPGVSDNIRVRSIVGRFLEHSRVYWFGNDGAPELYCASADWLERNLLRRVETCFPILDPALAKRVYREVLQNYLDDNLNAWELDAEGIYHKRAPAHDEAPHSAQMALMQGL